One candidate division KSB1 bacterium genomic window carries:
- a CDS encoding DUF4258 domain-containing protein produces MPRKISEIQQIIQKHEYRFSDHAVKRMIQRSIARHEVEEAVLTGEIIEDYPEDKYSPSCLIYGQTEAGRDLHIQASFPPKVIVITLYEPDPEKWIDCRIRR; encoded by the coding sequence ATGCCGAGAAAAATCAGTGAAATACAGCAAATAATACAAAAACATGAATATCGCTTTTCAGATCATGCAGTTAAGAGAATGATTCAAAGATCAATCGCGCGACACGAAGTTGAGGAAGCTGTTTTGACAGGTGAAATTATTGAGGACTATCCTGAGGACAAATATTCGCCAAGTTGTCTCATTTATGGCCAAACAGAAGCAGGAAGGGATTTACATATTCAGGCTTCTTTTCCTCCGAAGGTTATTGTAATTACTTTGTATGAACCAGATCCGGAAAAATGGATCGATTGCCGAATTAGGAGGTAA
- a CDS encoding type II toxin-antitoxin system MqsA family antitoxin, with product MKCTFCRGKVESRKVTFVYDYDNDYFLIENVPAEVCVQCGEKTYSPEVTDDLIHISRKTLKPARTVQVPVFEYTSQAV from the coding sequence ATGAAATGTACTTTTTGTAGAGGAAAAGTCGAATCTCGAAAAGTAACCTTTGTTTATGATTATGACAATGATTACTTTTTAATCGAGAACGTACCTGCTGAAGTATGTGTACAATGTGGAGAGAAGACTTATTCTCCGGAAGTTACAGATGATTTAATTCATATTTCCCGAAAAACACTTAAACCTGCCAGGACAGTACAAGTGCCCGTGTTCGAATATACCAGTCAAGCCGTTTAG
- a CDS encoding Gfo/Idh/MocA family oxidoreductase yields the protein MSKQNPDNSTQAKNINRRGFIRYSAAAGAGLLLSSVLSKAAAKQPHPINTAIIGVGRQGKILLDLLIKIPNVKMKAICDIWKYSQLIGERRCKSYNHIVTVYEDYKEMLAKEKELEAVVIATPDFVHHEMTNACLRADLHVYCEKEMSNDIEKARSMVQTAKQTGKLLQIGHQRRSNPYYIHAHRLMHKDRVFGDINSINGQWNQQKQIRPFPPRLASKYPIAPALLKKWGFTSMSDFYYWRWFNKFAGGPMADLGSHQVDIFNWFLEAPPASVYAIGGLGYALTEAKANNVGFTPECLDHTLALYEWKTKQGTVRGYYQVNLTTSYNGFYEVFMGKKGSMVISEILSKHAMFKERSAATLEWEDEAEKLEIGGEQAMLFDPLKSRKAKGKMDKEGLKIEQDLDKPAHQPHLENFFAAIRDGVPLNCPAEVGFETCVSVLKTNESAVTGKKITFNSQDFVA from the coding sequence ATGAGTAAACAAAACCCCGACAACTCAACACAAGCCAAAAACATCAACCGCCGTGGTTTTATCCGCTACTCAGCGGCAGCCGGCGCTGGATTACTTCTTTCTTCTGTACTATCCAAAGCCGCCGCCAAACAACCACACCCGATCAATACCGCGATTATCGGGGTCGGTCGGCAAGGCAAAATTTTACTCGATCTTCTCATTAAAATTCCAAATGTAAAAATGAAAGCGATTTGCGATATCTGGAAATATTCACAATTGATCGGTGAGAGGAGGTGCAAAAGCTACAATCACATCGTAACGGTTTATGAAGACTACAAAGAAATGCTGGCGAAAGAGAAAGAACTTGAAGCTGTTGTGATTGCCACACCGGATTTTGTTCATCATGAAATGACCAACGCCTGCCTGCGGGCAGACTTGCATGTCTACTGTGAGAAGGAGATGTCCAACGATATCGAAAAAGCCCGCAGTATGGTGCAAACTGCAAAACAGACAGGTAAATTATTGCAGATTGGCCATCAACGGCGCAGCAATCCGTATTATATCCATGCTCATCGGTTGATGCACAAGGACCGGGTTTTCGGCGATATCAATTCTATCAATGGCCAGTGGAATCAGCAAAAGCAGATAAGACCGTTTCCGCCGCGCCTGGCGAGCAAATATCCTATTGCTCCGGCTTTATTAAAAAAGTGGGGATTTACTTCGATGTCGGATTTTTATTACTGGCGCTGGTTTAATAAATTTGCCGGCGGCCCCATGGCCGATTTAGGCTCGCACCAGGTCGATATCTTCAATTGGTTTCTTGAAGCGCCGCCCGCCAGCGTATATGCGATCGGTGGCCTCGGTTATGCCCTTACCGAAGCCAAAGCAAACAATGTCGGTTTTACACCGGAATGTCTTGATCATACACTCGCTTTGTACGAATGGAAAACCAAACAAGGCACGGTGAGGGGTTATTACCAGGTAAACCTGACCACAAGTTACAATGGCTTTTATGAAGTTTTTATGGGCAAGAAAGGCTCTATGGTGATCTCCGAGATCCTGTCCAAACATGCCATGTTCAAAGAACGAAGCGCCGCTACCCTGGAATGGGAAGACGAGGCGGAAAAGCTTGAAATTGGCGGCGAGCAAGCCATGCTCTTCGATCCTTTGAAATCACGAAAAGCAAAAGGCAAAATGGACAAAGAGGGTTTAAAGATCGAACAAGATTTAGATAAACCTGCACATCAACCACACCTGGAAAATTTCTTTGCTGCCATTCGTGACGGTGTTCCGCTCAACTGTCCTGCAGAAGTCGGTTTCGAGACCTGTGTTTCTGTGTTAAAGACTAATGAGTCAGCTGTTACTGGGAAGAAGATTACATTCAATAGCCAAGATTTTGTTGCTTAG
- a CDS encoding FAD:protein FMN transferase translates to MLNPTKFSHKAMATVFEILLFENSVDAELVSNAIFEEIDRIEQELSYFIPSSDIFRFNRLQAGLPLRLGVSAFDCITLAKEVYTQTNGAFDPTAGALIAGRRPWDEQEENPIGGIVPPESEEMAQVGMDAIAIDTESHSATKLADGVTIDLGGIGKGYALDQAKTILEDWGIETALIHAGQSTSLPLGAPPDQKGWPMRILDPRNEKDELARFELQNMVISASASINDSHILDPFTGAPVEKRLGAWAIAATGATADALSTAFMVMDSENIRRYCEEHSDVWAFLVEIENRIKYFGDWKRFSLELVF, encoded by the coding sequence TTGTTAAATCCAACCAAATTCTCCCACAAAGCCATGGCGACGGTATTCGAGATACTGCTCTTCGAAAATTCCGTCGACGCCGAACTTGTCAGCAATGCAATATTCGAGGAAATCGACCGCATCGAACAAGAGCTGAGTTATTTCATTCCTTCGAGTGATATTTTCAGATTTAATCGATTGCAGGCCGGCCTGCCGTTACGACTGGGCGTGTCGGCATTTGATTGCATCACGCTTGCAAAAGAAGTCTATACTCAAACCAATGGCGCTTTCGATCCTACCGCAGGAGCATTAATCGCGGGGCGCAGACCCTGGGATGAACAGGAAGAAAATCCCATAGGGGGTATAGTTCCCCCTGAGAGTGAGGAGATGGCCCAAGTCGGAATGGATGCGATTGCTATTGATACTGAATCTCATAGCGCCACAAAACTGGCCGATGGCGTTACAATCGATCTGGGCGGCATCGGGAAAGGCTATGCACTCGACCAGGCCAAAACCATTTTGGAAGATTGGGGAATTGAGACAGCGCTCATCCATGCAGGTCAGAGTACTTCTCTGCCATTGGGAGCGCCACCGGATCAAAAAGGATGGCCTATGCGCATCCTGGATCCACGCAATGAAAAAGATGAGCTGGCCAGGTTCGAATTGCAAAATATGGTAATCAGTGCATCTGCTTCAATTAACGATTCTCATATTCTCGATCCATTTACAGGCGCTCCTGTTGAGAAACGATTGGGTGCGTGGGCCATCGCTGCAACGGGTGCAACGGCAGATGCGCTTTCGACTGCTTTTATGGTGATGGACTCAGAAAATATTCGGCGCTATTGCGAAGAACATTCTGATGTTTGGGCTTTCCTGGTAGAAATTGAAAACAGGATAAAATATTTTGGTGATTGGAAAAGATTTTCATTAGAATTGGTTTTTTAG
- a CDS encoding endonuclease/exonuclease/phosphatase family protein, with translation MIRYFKIFLFALFAISISFQACSKPTFRLLTYNIRHGEGMDRQLNLERTAGVINRLNPDIVFLQEVDNGTNRTNKVDQAKELGQLTGMYSAFGKFMDYDSGEYGMAILSRLPIKESTNYELPPGAEPRSALAARIEVDGKEIVFVGIHFYRTAEERYAQAQKVVDLFRDEPLPVVLGGDFNSTPDSEVINLLKQHWMIPAKGTDHLTFPSDSARTEIDYIMVRPKDRFEIISIQVVTEPLASDHRPVLLEVKLK, from the coding sequence ATGATACGATATTTCAAAATTTTTCTGTTTGCATTATTTGCAATCTCAATTTCGTTCCAAGCCTGCAGCAAACCTACCTTTCGTTTACTCACCTACAACATCCGCCACGGGGAAGGGATGGATCGGCAATTGAATTTGGAAAGAACAGCGGGTGTAATCAATAGACTTAATCCCGATATTGTATTTTTACAAGAAGTGGATAATGGCACCAACCGAACCAACAAAGTGGATCAGGCTAAAGAATTAGGCCAATTAACCGGTATGTATTCAGCCTTTGGTAAATTCATGGATTACGACAGCGGCGAATATGGCATGGCAATCTTGTCTCGATTGCCGATTAAAGAATCAACTAACTACGAATTGCCACCGGGAGCGGAACCTCGATCCGCTTTAGCCGCCAGAATCGAAGTGGATGGAAAAGAAATTGTTTTTGTCGGAATTCATTTTTATCGAACGGCAGAAGAACGCTATGCCCAGGCGCAAAAAGTGGTTGACCTCTTTCGAGATGAACCTTTACCGGTTGTTTTAGGTGGTGATTTTAATTCGACTCCCGATTCTGAGGTAATCAACTTGCTCAAGCAACATTGGATGATTCCGGCAAAAGGTACAGATCATCTGACATTTCCATCAGACTCTGCCCGTACGGAAATTGACTATATTATGGTTCGGCCAAAAGACCGATTTGAAATTATATCTATCCAGGTAGTCACTGAGCCTTTGGCTTCAGATCATCGACCGGTATTGCTTGAAGTAAAATTAAAATGA
- a CDS encoding glycosyltransferase family 39 protein, translated as MKPKSENKAWTILTKKTTPICVFVVLILFIALLFRLGIWVGYLGKPYTFIHQDTNSYWQTGIELITKGQFPGFLRTPVYPFFLGFLNQIFSLSSPAIALVQISISMITLGLMFYFAYQLFGKRCAIIAMLFFASDIPTCISNNQLITETVFTFMLMCTVIAIVRLSRKDASIVYSSWVGLGFSLLCLCRPIALFLFIPVAAWYFFIRRKNSQRVYIHVLSFLVCSLLLPSAWTYRNYIHTGQIFFSTISSASLYEYRAAWNYARITNRPFYTVQAEFRQKKEKVRKEESLNEGELAQRFQAEGIRILLKYPLLTLRQGVEGFFKMYFGISNAGINALIPKAENQPLNFAESFNNPGKKDLGKLLNQTFKGQNFWIVGIKGWTILHLLLLYSGFILLIPFIRDKQKNHAVFWLLVIIVGYFTLLSIGAETTSRFRVAIVPMLSILSGIGWATLFEGEVKVKFEA; from the coding sequence ATGAAACCAAAATCTGAAAACAAAGCATGGACAATTTTAACGAAAAAAACGACTCCTATTTGTGTTTTCGTAGTGCTTATTCTTTTTATAGCCTTGTTATTCAGACTTGGGATTTGGGTTGGCTATTTAGGCAAACCGTACACTTTTATCCATCAGGACACAAACTCTTATTGGCAAACCGGGATTGAGTTAATTACAAAAGGCCAATTCCCCGGTTTCTTAAGAACGCCGGTTTACCCCTTCTTTCTGGGTTTTCTAAATCAAATATTCAGTTTGTCTTCCCCGGCCATTGCGCTGGTCCAAATCAGTATTTCGATGATTACATTAGGTTTGATGTTTTACTTCGCTTACCAACTGTTTGGTAAAAGATGTGCCATCATCGCCATGCTTTTTTTTGCATCGGACATTCCAACCTGTATCTCAAACAATCAGCTTATAACCGAAACTGTTTTCACATTTATGTTGATGTGCACAGTGATCGCGATAGTGCGTCTATCAAGAAAAGACGCTAGTATTGTATATTCCTCATGGGTTGGATTGGGTTTTTCACTCCTTTGTCTCTGCCGTCCTATTGCGTTATTTTTATTCATTCCCGTAGCGGCCTGGTATTTTTTTATTCGCCGAAAGAATTCACAACGAGTTTATATTCATGTTCTCAGCTTCCTGGTTTGCTCTCTTCTTTTGCCATCAGCCTGGACTTATCGAAATTATATCCATACGGGACAAATATTCTTCTCAACAATTTCTTCAGCGAGTTTATACGAATATCGTGCAGCCTGGAATTATGCCCGGATTACCAATCGGCCATTTTATACGGTACAAGCTGAATTCCGTCAAAAGAAAGAGAAAGTCCGTAAAGAAGAAAGTCTAAATGAAGGTGAATTGGCACAACGATTCCAGGCTGAAGGAATTCGTATCCTTTTAAAATACCCTCTCTTAACTTTACGGCAAGGTGTTGAAGGTTTTTTCAAAATGTATTTTGGTATATCAAATGCCGGGATTAATGCTCTAATCCCAAAGGCTGAAAACCAGCCTTTGAACTTTGCCGAATCTTTTAATAATCCAGGCAAAAAGGATCTTGGCAAATTATTAAATCAAACTTTCAAAGGACAAAACTTTTGGATTGTTGGAATTAAGGGTTGGACTATTTTGCATCTGCTTTTGCTGTATTCCGGCTTCATTCTTTTAATACCATTTATACGGGATAAACAAAAAAATCATGCAGTGTTTTGGCTTCTTGTGATCATTGTTGGATATTTCACCCTTTTATCAATAGGCGCGGAAACGACTTCCAGATTCCGTGTAGCCATTGTACCCATGTTAAGTATCCTTAGTGGGATTGGATGGGCAACCTTGTTTGAGGGTGAGGTTAAGGTTAAGTTTGAGGCTTAG
- a CDS encoding class I fructose-bisphosphate aldolase — MSNQIVEYLKDETDYLLNHKCIVNKDQLHLPGPDFIDRVFTHTDRPTKVLRNFQSIFNHGRLAGTGYLSILPVDQGIEHSAGASFAPNPAYFDPENIVKLAIEGGCNAVASTLGSLGSVARKYAHKIPFIVKINHNEFLSYPNKFDQILFGSVDQAFEMGAVVVGATIYFGSDESARQIVEVSQAFEYAHSLGLATILWCYLRNSAFKVDGTDYHLAADLTGQANHLGVTIEADIIKQKLPENNGGYNAIKFGKTHNKVYSELSSDHPIDLTRYQVVNCYMGRIGLINSGGASGDDDFGQAVRTSVINKRAGGTGLISGRKAFQRPMADGVKLLNLIQDVYLNKEVTIA, encoded by the coding sequence ATGTCAAATCAGATAGTTGAATATCTCAAGGATGAAACGGATTATTTACTCAACCATAAATGTATCGTAAATAAAGATCAGCTACACCTTCCCGGACCTGATTTTATCGATCGGGTTTTTACGCATACGGATCGTCCGACAAAAGTATTGCGTAATTTTCAATCCATCTTTAACCACGGACGATTAGCGGGTACCGGCTATCTTTCTATATTGCCGGTCGACCAGGGTATCGAACACAGCGCCGGCGCTTCCTTTGCACCAAACCCAGCTTATTTCGATCCTGAGAATATTGTCAAATTAGCCATCGAAGGTGGTTGTAATGCGGTCGCTTCAACATTGGGTTCCCTGGGGTCGGTGGCAAGGAAATATGCACATAAAATTCCGTTTATCGTAAAAATAAACCACAATGAATTTCTCTCCTACCCGAATAAGTTCGACCAGATTTTATTTGGCAGTGTCGACCAGGCATTTGAAATGGGCGCTGTTGTAGTGGGTGCAACCATTTACTTCGGATCGGATGAAAGCGCACGCCAGATTGTAGAAGTTTCACAGGCTTTTGAATATGCCCATAGCCTGGGATTGGCTACAATTTTATGGTGCTATCTCCGAAATTCAGCTTTTAAAGTAGATGGCACCGACTATCATCTTGCAGCCGATTTAACCGGTCAGGCCAACCACTTAGGCGTAACCATCGAAGCGGATATTATCAAGCAAAAGCTACCTGAAAACAATGGTGGCTACAATGCGATCAAATTTGGCAAGACTCATAATAAAGTCTATTCAGAATTGTCCTCAGATCATCCTATCGATCTTACGCGCTACCAGGTTGTCAATTGTTATATGGGTCGCATCGGGTTGATCAATTCTGGCGGTGCATCTGGTGATGATGATTTCGGCCAGGCTGTCCGAACTTCTGTAATCAACAAACGCGCCGGTGGTACTGGGTTAATTTCAGGCCGCAAGGCATTTCAAAGACCCATGGCAGATGGCGTTAAGTTGCTGAACCTGA